The following proteins are co-located in the Palleronia sp. LCG004 genome:
- a CDS encoding response regulator, which yields MLEGIEGRFEDDTNDRSGSLTARMDPLARATTRDGRVAGRSLRILVVEDNRTNQLVMRHLLKSVEGEVALAENGREAVELAMSAHYDVILMDIQMPLLDGVEAARQIRAIERADPIRSRAVILATTANTMTDQIAEYGRAGMDGWLAKPIAKDRLLTAITERLN from the coding sequence ATGTTGGAAGGTATCGAAGGGAGGTTCGAGGATGACACGAACGACCGATCCGGTAGCCTGACGGCGCGGATGGACCCATTGGCGCGCGCGACGACCCGGGATGGTCGCGTTGCGGGGCGGTCGCTCAGGATCCTCGTGGTCGAGGACAACCGGACGAACCAACTCGTCATGCGGCACCTGCTGAAATCGGTGGAGGGCGAGGTCGCGCTGGCCGAGAACGGACGGGAAGCCGTCGAACTGGCGATGTCCGCGCATTACGACGTGATCCTGATGGACATTCAGATGCCGCTTCTCGACGGGGTCGAGGCCGCGCGCCAGATCCGCGCGATCGAGCGGGCCGACCCGATCCGGAGCCGCGCCGTGATCCTTGCGACGACGGCCAACACGATGACCGACCAGATCGCCGAATACGGCAGGGCCGGGATGGACGGATGGCTCGCCAAGCCGATCGCGAAGGATCGCCTGCTGACCGCAATAACCGAACGCCTGAACTGA
- a CDS encoding NAD(P)-dependent oxidoreductase, which produces MRIVLTGATGRAGHPAARHLSRMGHEVTTLGRRPSVLGLPHLDWQLGGPCPDLGFADALVHAAFDHVPGRYRGGEGDDAPGFIARNRDGTLRLFDAVRGRRIVFLSSRAVYGSPPPGTSLPETREPAPDTLYGKMKREVEIAVTDRGGVSLRATGLYGPPRPGKAHKWADLFADFSAGRPIAPRVATELHVDDLATAVALALDLEQPQILNVSDIVLDRCDLLGTWGAIHGIAGPLPRRADASSVREMETTRLRALGWTPRGMAGLRDTLAGMRP; this is translated from the coding sequence ATGCGCATCGTCCTGACCGGCGCCACGGGTCGGGCGGGCCACCCCGCCGCACGCCACCTTTCCCGGATGGGCCACGAGGTGACGACACTCGGACGGCGGCCCTCGGTGCTCGGCCTGCCGCATCTCGACTGGCAGCTCGGCGGCCCCTGCCCCGATCTGGGCTTCGCCGATGCGCTGGTCCATGCAGCCTTCGACCACGTGCCGGGCCGCTATCGCGGTGGGGAGGGCGACGATGCGCCCGGGTTTATCGCACGGAACCGCGATGGCACGCTGCGACTTTTCGATGCCGTGCGGGGCCGTCGCATCGTGTTCCTGTCCTCGCGTGCCGTCTATGGCAGCCCGCCGCCCGGAACCTCCCTCCCCGAGACGCGGGAGCCCGCCCCCGACACGCTCTACGGAAAGATGAAGCGCGAGGTCGAGATCGCCGTCACCGATCGCGGCGGCGTCTCGCTCAGGGCCACGGGCCTCTACGGCCCCCCGCGACCGGGAAAGGCGCATAAATGGGCCGACCTCTTCGCCGATTTCAGCGCCGGCCGCCCCATCGCCCCCCGCGTCGCGACCGAGCTGCACGTGGACGACCTCGCCACGGCGGTCGCGCTTGCGCTCGATCTCGAGCAACCGCAGATCCTCAACGTCTCCGACATCGTGCTCGACCGGTGCGACCTTCTCGGGACATGGGGTGCGATCCACGGGATCGCAGGGCCACTCCCCCGGCGCGCAGATGCGTCTTCCGTCCGCGAGATGGAAACCACCCGCCTACGCGCGCTTGGCTGGACGCCCCGCGGCATGGCGGGACTGCGTGATACGCTCGCCGGAATGCGCCCCTGA
- the map gene encoding type I methionyl aminopeptidase: MTITNQAELDGLKIIGRIVANTLRDMTAALEPGMTTAELDEIGRAHLDREGAIPAPSATYGFPGTTCISVNEEIAHGIPGPRVIAPGDMVNIDVSASKDGYFADTGASVVVPPSDAARDRLCRDGRRAMQIGISQVAAGKPLAGIGTAIGRFASGRGYTLIRNLASHGVGRSLHEYPGEIATWPDRRDTRRITKGLVFTIEPFLSTGGIAATDGLDGWTLYSDPPAPVVQYEHTIVALKRGATILTLPGQAAP, encoded by the coding sequence ATGACGATCACGAACCAGGCGGAACTCGACGGGCTGAAGATCATCGGCCGGATCGTCGCCAACACGCTGCGCGACATGACCGCAGCCCTTGAGCCCGGCATGACGACCGCCGAACTCGACGAGATCGGTCGCGCGCATCTCGACCGCGAGGGGGCGATCCCAGCCCCGAGCGCGACCTACGGCTTTCCGGGCACCACCTGCATCAGCGTCAACGAGGAGATCGCCCACGGCATTCCCGGACCCCGCGTGATCGCGCCGGGGGATATGGTCAATATCGACGTCTCGGCCTCGAAGGACGGCTATTTCGCCGATACGGGCGCAAGCGTCGTCGTCCCGCCGTCGGATGCAGCGCGCGACCGGCTCTGCCGAGATGGCCGTCGCGCCATGCAGATCGGCATCTCGCAGGTCGCGGCCGGCAAGCCCCTCGCCGGTATCGGCACCGCGATCGGCCGGTTCGCCTCGGGGCGCGGCTATACGCTCATCCGCAACCTCGCGAGCCACGGCGTCGGCCGCTCGCTACACGAATATCCCGGCGAGATCGCAACCTGGCCCGACCGACGCGACACGCGGCGCATCACCAAAGGCCTCGTCTTCACGATCGAACCCTTCCTGTCGACGGGCGGCATCGCCGCGACCGACGGCCTCGACGGCTGGACGCTCTACAGCGATCCGCCCGCCCCGGTCGTGCAATACGAACACACCATCGTCGCTCTGAAGCGCGGCGCGACGATCCTTACCCTCCCCGGCCAGGCAGCCCCATGA
- a CDS encoding PRC-barrel domain-containing protein, whose product MKSLMIAALTLPLAGAALAQSADVSSYTDVDGLEIMGADNDEVGEIETVLVDGSGQPVAFVVEVDDGFLDLGDTEVVMNVDDLTWDGDQYTTEMTADEVEQLPTWDD is encoded by the coding sequence ATGAAAAGTCTGATGATTGCCGCTCTTACGCTGCCCCTCGCCGGTGCCGCCCTCGCGCAGTCTGCCGATGTCTCGAGCTATACCGATGTCGACGGGCTCGAGATCATGGGTGCCGACAACGACGAGGTCGGCGAAATCGAAACCGTCCTTGTCGACGGTTCCGGCCAGCCCGTCGCCTTCGTGGTCGAGGTCGATGACGGCTTCCTCGACCTGGGCGATACCGAAGTCGTGATGAATGTCGACGACCTGACCTGGGACGGCGACCAGTACACGACCGAGATGACCGCCGACGAGGTCGAGCAGCTTCCGACCTGGGACGACTGA
- a CDS encoding acyl-CoA dehydrogenase, whose protein sequence is MKDMDHKGQSFQWADPLLLEDQLSEEERLISDTARAFAQGSLLPRVEDAYMNETTDPAIFPEMGEAGLLGVNIPEEYGGADAGYVAYGLVAREVERVDSGYRSMMSVQSSLVMYPILTYGSEEQRRKYLPKLASGEWIGCFGLTEPDAGSDPGSMKTNAKKTEGGYVLNGSKMWISNAPIADVFVVWAASEAHDGKIRGFVLDKGTKGLSAPKIGGKLSLRASITGEIVMEDVEVGEDALLPNVEGLGGPFGCLNRARYGIAWGTMGAAEDCWHRSRQYGLDRKQFGRPLAATQLFQKKLADMQTEISLGLQAALRVGRLMDEGRFAPEMISLIKRNNCGKALDIARQARDMHGGNGIQIEYHVMRHAQNLETVNTYEGTHDVHALILGRAQTGHQAFF, encoded by the coding sequence ATGAAGGATATGGATCACAAGGGTCAGTCGTTCCAATGGGCCGATCCGCTGCTTCTCGAGGACCAGCTGAGCGAGGAAGAGCGCCTGATCTCCGACACCGCGCGCGCCTTCGCCCAAGGCTCCCTCCTGCCACGCGTGGAGGACGCCTACATGAACGAGACGACCGACCCCGCGATCTTCCCCGAGATGGGCGAGGCCGGACTCCTCGGCGTCAACATCCCCGAGGAATACGGCGGGGCCGATGCAGGCTACGTGGCCTACGGCCTCGTCGCGCGCGAGGTCGAGCGCGTCGATTCCGGCTATCGCTCGATGATGTCGGTGCAGTCGAGCCTCGTGATGTATCCGATCCTCACCTACGGAAGCGAGGAACAGCGCCGCAAATACCTGCCGAAACTTGCCAGCGGCGAATGGATCGGCTGCTTCGGGCTGACCGAACCCGATGCGGGCAGCGATCCTGGCAGCATGAAGACCAACGCGAAGAAGACCGAGGGCGGCTACGTCCTCAACGGCTCCAAGATGTGGATCTCGAACGCGCCCATCGCCGACGTCTTCGTGGTCTGGGCCGCCTCCGAGGCGCATGACGGCAAGATCCGCGGCTTCGTTCTCGACAAGGGCACGAAGGGCCTGTCGGCCCCCAAGATCGGCGGCAAGCTCTCCCTGCGTGCCTCGATCACCGGCGAGATCGTGATGGAGGATGTCGAGGTCGGCGAGGACGCGCTCCTGCCGAATGTCGAGGGGCTCGGCGGTCCCTTCGGTTGCCTGAACCGCGCGCGCTATGGCATCGCATGGGGTACCATGGGCGCGGCCGAGGATTGCTGGCACCGCTCCCGGCAATACGGGCTCGACCGCAAGCAGTTCGGCCGTCCCCTCGCCGCCACGCAGCTCTTCCAGAAGAAACTCGCCGACATGCAGACCGAGATTTCGCTGGGTCTGCAAGCCGCCCTGCGCGTCGGTCGCCTGATGGACGAGGGCCGCTTCGCCCCCGAGATGATCTCGCTCATCAAGCGCAACAATTGCGGCAAGGCGCTCGACATCGCACGGCAGGCCCGCGACATGCATGGCGGCAACGGCATCCAGATCGAGTACCATGTGATGCGCCACGCCCAGAACCTCGAGACGGTCAACACCTACGAGGGCACCCATGACGTCCATGCGTTGATCCTCGGCCGCGCGCAGACCGGGCACCAAGCGTTCTTCTGA
- a CDS encoding MFS transporter — MIQVLSAIWALLLGIVLIMLGNGMQFTLIGIRGGIEGFSAAELAIVTSAYFAGFLAGARYAPVMIRRVGHVRVFAALGSFVSAGLIAFPLLADPIAWTLLRLLLGFCMSGIYVTAESWLNDAATNETRGKVLAAYMIAQTLGIIGAQGLLTLGDAGTSVLFIGASILVSISFAPILLSISPVPAAAVTRPMSLWRLFSGSPLGTVGIFLLGAAYATQSGMAAVFGTQIAMTAPQISLFVAMLFGGALVLQYPIGWLSDRLDRRRLILWTSALGAASCAAGWMAGDGLWFLMGAAFLAGGVTTPLYALFLAYTNDALSVEDMPAASGGLVLTFGIGAIIGPLVTGWAMQHVDPYAFWLVLGSTFTLIALYALYRMTQNVRPAMSTSDSYLGVVPTASSVAVEAAGSWAAEQAAEQGDEEDPEEDEEDETPDTMPGS, encoded by the coding sequence ATGATCCAAGTCCTCTCCGCCATCTGGGCGCTGCTTCTCGGAATCGTGCTGATCATGCTCGGCAACGGGATGCAGTTCACCCTGATTGGCATCAGGGGCGGGATCGAGGGGTTTTCTGCCGCCGAACTCGCCATCGTCACCTCGGCCTATTTCGCGGGTTTTCTCGCAGGTGCGCGTTATGCCCCCGTGATGATCCGGCGCGTGGGCCATGTCCGCGTCTTCGCGGCGCTCGGCAGCTTCGTGTCGGCGGGGCTCATCGCGTTTCCGCTTCTCGCCGATCCGATCGCCTGGACCCTCCTGCGGCTGTTGCTCGGATTCTGCATGTCGGGCATCTACGTCACCGCCGAGAGCTGGCTCAACGATGCCGCCACAAACGAGACGCGCGGCAAGGTCCTCGCCGCCTACATGATCGCGCAGACCCTCGGAATCATCGGCGCGCAGGGATTGCTGACGCTGGGGGATGCGGGCACCTCGGTGCTCTTCATCGGGGCGTCGATCCTCGTCTCGATCTCCTTCGCGCCGATCCTGCTGTCGATCTCTCCCGTTCCCGCCGCAGCGGTCACGCGGCCCATGTCGCTCTGGCGGCTCTTCTCGGGCTCTCCCCTTGGCACGGTCGGGATCTTCCTGCTGGGGGCGGCCTATGCCACGCAATCGGGCATGGCCGCGGTCTTCGGCACGCAGATCGCGATGACCGCACCGCAGATCTCGCTCTTCGTGGCCATGCTCTTCGGCGGGGCGCTGGTGCTGCAATATCCGATCGGCTGGCTGTCGGACCGGCTGGACCGTCGGCGGCTAATCCTCTGGACCTCGGCGCTCGGAGCCGCCTCCTGCGCGGCCGGCTGGATGGCGGGCGACGGGCTCTGGTTCCTGATGGGGGCGGCCTTTCTCGCGGGCGGGGTGACGACGCCGCTCTATGCGCTCTTCCTCGCCTATACGAACGACGCCCTTTCGGTCGAGGACATGCCGGCCGCCTCGGGCGGGCTGGTGCTCACCTTCGGGATCGGGGCAATTATCGGCCCGCTCGTCACCGGCTGGGCGATGCAGCACGTCGATCCCTACGCCTTCTGGCTCGTGCTCGGATCGACCTTCACGCTGATCGCGCTCTATGCGCTCTACCGGATGACGCAGAATGTCCGCCCGGCCATGAGCACGAGCGACAGCTATCTCGGCGTCGTGCCGACGGCATCGTCCGTCGCGGTCGAGGCGGCAGGCAGCTGGGCGGCCGAACAGGCGGCCGAACAGGGCGACGAGGAAGATCCGGAAGAAGACGAGGAAGACGAGACGCCCGATACGATGCCGGGATCCTGA
- a CDS encoding CaiB/BaiF CoA-transferase family protein, with protein MGDAPLAGLRVVELARILAGPWIGQTLADLGAEVIKVEAPEGDDTRRWGPPFVERDDGHGGTETVAAYFHAANRGKRSVRCDFADPEDLARLKDLIAGADVLIENFKLGGLARWGLDYPTLSADNSGLVYASVTGFGQDGPRAAQPGYDFMIQGLSGIMDLTGEPDGQPQKVGVAWIDVFTGLYGVIGIQAALAERARSGMGQHVDLSLLDTGVAVLANQATNHLLGGTAPTRLGNAHPNIVPYQVFATSDGHLIVACGNDRQFAALADVLGLGGLASDPRFATNGARVANRETLAPMIEDATRRRLRDALIADLGGAGVPCGPINSVAEALSDPQVAARGMVISPEGLQGVRTPIGFSRSELSLERAAPILGADGWKGWD; from the coding sequence ATGGGCGACGCACCGCTCGCGGGCCTGCGCGTGGTCGAGCTCGCCCGCATCCTCGCCGGGCCGTGGATCGGCCAGACGCTGGCTGATCTCGGGGCCGAGGTCATCAAGGTCGAGGCCCCCGAGGGCGACGATACCCGCCGCTGGGGCCCTCCCTTCGTCGAGCGCGACGACGGCCATGGCGGCACCGAGACGGTCGCCGCCTATTTCCACGCGGCCAATCGCGGAAAGCGTTCCGTGCGGTGCGACTTCGCCGATCCGGAGGATCTCGCGCGGCTCAAGGACCTGATCGCGGGCGCGGACGTGCTGATCGAGAATTTCAAGCTCGGCGGCCTCGCCAGGTGGGGCCTCGATTACCCTACGCTCTCGGCTGACAATTCCGGTCTCGTCTATGCCTCCGTCACCGGTTTCGGACAGGACGGACCACGCGCCGCGCAGCCGGGATACGATTTCATGATCCAGGGCCTTTCGGGCATCATGGACCTGACGGGCGAGCCCGACGGCCAGCCGCAGAAGGTCGGCGTCGCCTGGATCGACGTCTTCACCGGGCTCTACGGCGTGATCGGCATCCAGGCCGCGCTTGCCGAACGCGCGCGCTCGGGGATGGGGCAGCACGTCGATCTGTCGCTGCTCGATACAGGGGTTGCCGTGCTTGCGAACCAGGCGACGAACCACCTCCTCGGAGGGACCGCGCCCACGCGGCTCGGCAACGCACATCCGAACATCGTGCCCTATCAGGTCTTCGCGACCTCCGACGGCCACCTCATCGTCGCCTGCGGCAACGACCGTCAATTCGCCGCACTGGCCGACGTGCTGGGCTTGGGCGGCCTCGCCTCGGATCCGCGCTTCGCGACCAACGGCGCGCGTGTCGCCAATCGCGAGACCCTCGCCCCGATGATCGAGGACGCGACCCGTCGCCGTCTGCGCGACGCGCTCATCGCGGATCTGGGGGGTGCCGGTGTGCCCTGCGGACCGATCAATTCCGTGGCCGAGGCACTTTCGGACCCGCAGGTCGCCGCGCGCGGCATGGTGATCTCGCCCGAAGGGCTTCAGGGGGTACGCACGCCGATCGGCTTTTCGCGAAGCGAGCTGTCCTTGGAACGGGCCGCCCCCATCCTCGGTGCGGATGGCTGGAAAGGTTGGGACTAA
- a CDS encoding type II toxin-antitoxin system RelE/ParE family toxin: MNRSLRLTRRAEESLAQIARWTIESFGTAQADRYEMDLLDRCREICEGRALSRSCAVLAEDAADLRFTRAGEHFLVFLDDPEEVVIVDILHSRSDLPRHVAALGQAKGVRGN, translated from the coding sequence GTGAACCGTTCGCTGAGGCTCACCCGCCGAGCGGAGGAGAGCCTCGCCCAGATCGCACGCTGGACGATCGAGAGTTTCGGCACGGCGCAGGCCGATCGCTATGAGATGGATCTGCTGGATCGCTGCCGCGAGATTTGCGAGGGCAGGGCGCTCAGCCGAAGTTGTGCGGTACTGGCCGAGGATGCCGCCGATCTGCGGTTCACCCGGGCGGGAGAGCACTTCCTTGTCTTCCTCGACGATCCGGAGGAGGTCGTTATCGTCGATATTCTTCATTCCCGGAGCGACCTGCCACGGCATGTCGCGGCGCTCGGGCAGGCGAAGGGTGTTCGCGGGAATTAG
- the zwf gene encoding glucose-6-phosphate dehydrogenase, with the protein MPTNGSSHRSKPGHATAPACTMVIFGARGDLTKRLLFPSLYNLVEMSLLDEDFKVEGIDIAESDDAAWRKGLGDTIDSFADDPDAEFHPDHIDSDAWDWLMSRATYQRGDVTDAKTFDALAERLKDRSAIFYLAVSSRFFWPIIERLGAAGLLEEPDGAFRRLVIEKPFGHDLASARELNTKILSVAQEAQVFRIDHFMGKEPVQSILAMRFANRLFEPIWRSEHIERVEITAAETIGIESRGHFYEATGALRDMVPNHLFQLLCMAAMDPPSSLDPDAVRSEKTRLLSAVAPLGKDDVVFGQYEAGTVDGKAVPGYRDEADVAADSRTETYVAARLMINNWRWAGTPFLLRTGKRLAARRTEIVVHLRPAPFALFPNTPQRTDSASRIIFSIDPKHGIEIAFDVKQPGPDVTLAPAATWFSFDKGFDRSPTVGYEALLYDCMLGDATLFQRADTIEAAWRIVDPVLNHAQDAVPAFYEAGGDGPDDWTWTPLKSVAPSDEPS; encoded by the coding sequence ATGCCGACGAACGGTTCGTCACACAGGTCCAAGCCGGGTCATGCCACGGCACCCGCCTGCACGATGGTGATCTTCGGAGCGAGGGGGGACCTGACCAAGCGGCTGCTGTTCCCCTCCCTCTACAACCTTGTGGAGATGAGCCTGCTCGACGAGGACTTCAAAGTCGAGGGCATCGATATCGCCGAGAGCGACGACGCCGCTTGGCGCAAGGGCCTCGGCGACACGATCGACTCGTTCGCCGATGATCCGGATGCCGAATTCCATCCCGATCACATCGATTCCGACGCGTGGGACTGGTTGATGTCGCGCGCCACCTACCAGCGTGGCGATGTCACCGATGCGAAGACATTCGATGCCTTGGCCGAACGGCTGAAGGACCGGTCAGCGATCTTCTATCTTGCCGTGTCGTCGCGGTTCTTCTGGCCCATCATCGAACGGCTCGGTGCGGCGGGCCTTCTGGAAGAGCCGGACGGGGCGTTCCGGCGACTGGTGATCGAAAAGCCGTTCGGCCACGACCTCGCATCGGCGCGCGAGCTCAACACGAAGATCCTGTCCGTCGCGCAGGAAGCCCAGGTATTTCGCATCGACCATTTCATGGGGAAGGAGCCGGTCCAGAGCATCCTCGCGATGCGCTTCGCCAACCGTCTCTTCGAGCCGATCTGGCGGTCCGAGCACATCGAACGTGTGGAGATCACGGCCGCCGAGACGATCGGCATCGAAAGCCGCGGGCACTTCTACGAGGCGACCGGCGCATTGCGGGACATGGTGCCGAACCATCTCTTCCAGCTGCTCTGCATGGCGGCGATGGACCCGCCCTCGTCTCTCGACCCCGACGCCGTTCGCAGCGAAAAGACGCGGCTGCTGTCCGCCGTGGCCCCCCTCGGCAAGGACGATGTCGTCTTCGGCCAGTACGAGGCGGGCACGGTCGACGGCAAGGCGGTGCCGGGCTATCGCGACGAGGCGGACGTGGCCGCGGACAGCCGGACCGAAACCTATGTCGCGGCGCGGTTGATGATCAACAACTGGCGTTGGGCGGGTACGCCGTTCCTGCTGCGAACCGGCAAACGGCTCGCCGCGAGGCGGACGGAGATCGTCGTGCATCTGCGGCCCGCGCCATTCGCCCTCTTCCCGAACACACCGCAGAGAACCGACAGCGCGAGCCGGATCATCTTCTCGATCGACCCGAAACACGGGATCGAGATCGCGTTCGACGTCAAGCAACCGGGCCCGGACGTGACGCTCGCGCCCGCGGCGACGTGGTTCTCGTTCGACAAGGGGTTCGATCGATCGCCGACCGTCGGCTACGAGGCGCTGCTCTACGATTGCATGCTCGGCGACGCGACGCTGTTCCAGAGAGCCGACACGATCGAGGCGGCGTGGCGCATCGTCGACCCGGTCCTGAACCACGCGCAGGACGCGGTGCCGGCCTTCTACGAGGCGGGAGGAGACGGGCCGGACGACTGGACGTGGACGCCGCTGAAGTCCGTCGCGCCATCGGATGAGCCGTCTTGA
- a CDS encoding HAMP domain-containing sensor histidine kinase: MDDPREAGPVTPSLQSYPIPANDRARVEIINAMMIERRRKDPFFEHVTEAAKTVFGTPIAYVSLMQRETQRLLHCNGADVEGTPREASLCAFTVAAKQTIVIHDTWQDARSVDHPAVVDNNRLRFSASAPVILSSGFCVGTLCAVDLVPHEAPDAGQIAVLEHLAAMIARFYEAPAEPDPARLAEIGRIAHEAQEEFLALIGHELRTPLNGICGLLPLLEPANAEEAEIRDAIDGSADLLTRVVNSILFYTELSSADIEIEESAIDLAELLRRTTAGHQALMRIGDKTCDMTGIPECLPYSGDREKLELAFSCLLANVVVHGGRNARVSLGVDENGIVEIAIGDDGPGITAERESRIWHAFGTGEAVRTRRADGIGLGLPLTRRLIELHGGDVTLDQTGGGLAVRIRLPAWRMRVAEVAA; the protein is encoded by the coding sequence ATGGACGATCCCCGTGAAGCCGGCCCCGTGACCCCGAGCCTGCAATCCTATCCGATCCCGGCGAACGATCGTGCGCGGGTCGAGATCATCAATGCGATGATGATCGAACGCCGGCGGAAAGATCCGTTCTTCGAGCATGTCACCGAGGCCGCCAAGACCGTCTTCGGCACGCCGATCGCGTATGTCTCGCTCATGCAACGCGAAACGCAGCGGCTTCTGCATTGCAACGGGGCCGATGTGGAGGGAACGCCACGCGAGGCCTCGCTCTGCGCGTTCACGGTCGCGGCGAAACAGACGATCGTGATCCACGACACCTGGCAGGATGCGCGCAGCGTCGATCATCCGGCGGTCGTCGACAACAATCGGCTGCGCTTCTCGGCTTCGGCACCCGTGATCCTGTCGTCGGGATTCTGCGTCGGGACGCTCTGCGCTGTCGATCTCGTTCCCCACGAGGCACCCGATGCGGGTCAGATCGCCGTGCTCGAGCACCTGGCCGCGATGATCGCGCGGTTCTACGAGGCACCGGCGGAACCCGACCCCGCGCGGCTGGCCGAGATCGGCCGGATTGCCCACGAGGCGCAGGAGGAGTTCCTCGCGCTGATCGGTCACGAGTTGCGCACGCCGCTGAATGGGATCTGCGGGCTTCTTCCGCTACTCGAACCGGCGAACGCGGAGGAAGCCGAGATCCGCGACGCGATCGACGGGTCGGCGGATCTGCTCACGCGGGTGGTCAACAGCATCCTCTTCTACACCGAGCTGTCGTCGGCCGATATCGAGATCGAGGAGAGCGCGATCGACCTGGCCGAGCTTCTGCGCAGGACCACGGCCGGGCATCAGGCTCTGATGCGGATCGGCGACAAGACCTGCGACATGACCGGCATCCCGGAATGCCTGCCTTACAGCGGCGACCGGGAAAAGCTCGAACTGGCATTCTCGTGCCTGCTGGCCAATGTCGTCGTGCATGGCGGGCGCAACGCGCGGGTAAGCCTGGGCGTGGACGAGAACGGCATCGTCGAGATCGCGATCGGCGATGACGGCCCCGGGATCACGGCCGAACGCGAAAGCCGGATCTGGCATGCCTTCGGAACCGGTGAGGCGGTCCGCACGCGCCGCGCCGACGGTATCGGGCTCGGCCTGCCGCTGACGCGCCGGTTGATCGAACTGCACGGAGGCGACGTCACGCTCGACCAGACGGGCGGGGGGCTTGCCGTCCGGATCCGTCTGCCGGCCTGGCGGATGAGGGTGGCCGAAGTGGCCGCCTGA
- a CDS encoding type II toxin-antitoxin system ParD family antitoxin: MVTRNVVLTDMQDQLVQSLVASGRFQNASEALRAGLRLLEREEAELSAIRRGIEEGLAQVRDGDLAQGTGEDAIRRAFAAARAAS; encoded by the coding sequence ATGGTCACACGCAATGTCGTCCTGACGGACATGCAGGATCAGCTGGTGCAATCGCTGGTTGCGTCCGGGCGGTTCCAGAATGCCAGCGAGGCGCTTCGCGCGGGTCTGCGGCTGCTCGAACGCGAGGAGGCGGAGCTGTCGGCCATCCGTCGCGGCATTGAGGAAGGGCTCGCGCAGGTGCGGGACGGCGATCTTGCACAGGGCACGGGCGAAGATGCGATCCGCCGGGCCTTTGCCGCGGCGCGCGCCGCATCGTGA
- a CDS encoding glycosyltransferase family 8 protein encodes MSDAYVTLVTNADFARGAGALLNSIAASGSCADRVVMHTAGTPDSALAPLAELGARLIPVELLPTAPEFNALHARDRLHGAAPFTKGEKPVFHTPLDNFAKLRLWQLEYDRVVFLDADTLVLRNIDRLFDYPEFCAAPNVYESLGDFHRLNSGVFTARPDPATFERMLARLDAPGAFWRRTDQTFLQDFFPDWHGLPVTMNMLQYVWLNLPDLWSWDAIHVLHYQYEKPWMAHDKAESLRPLIDLWQDFAAGRAPDLSALPGPCASS; translated from the coding sequence ATGTCGGACGCCTACGTCACGCTGGTCACGAATGCCGATTTCGCGCGCGGGGCCGGCGCGCTCCTGAATTCCATCGCGGCAAGCGGCAGCTGCGCGGATCGCGTGGTGATGCACACGGCCGGCACCCCCGATAGCGCCTTGGCCCCTCTCGCCGAACTGGGTGCGCGGCTGATCCCGGTCGAACTGCTGCCGACCGCGCCCGAATTCAACGCTCTGCATGCGCGCGACCGTCTGCACGGCGCAGCCCCCTTTACGAAGGGCGAGAAACCCGTCTTCCACACGCCGCTCGACAATTTCGCCAAGCTCAGGCTCTGGCAGCTTGAGTATGATCGCGTCGTGTTCCTCGATGCCGACACGCTCGTCCTGCGCAACATCGACCGGCTTTTCGACTATCCCGAATTCTGCGCCGCCCCGAACGTCTACGAGAGCCTCGGTGATTTCCACAGGCTCAATTCCGGCGTCTTCACAGCCCGGCCCGATCCCGCGACATTCGAACGGATGCTTGCCCGGCTCGACGCTCCGGGCGCGTTCTGGCGACGCACGGACCAGACCTTCCTGCAGGATTTCTTTCCCGACTGGCACGGCCTGCCGGTGACGATGAATATGCTGCAATATGTCTGGCTGAACCTCCCCGACCTCTGGTCGTGGGACGCGATCCACGTCCTGCACTACCAGTACGAAAAGCCGTGGATGGCCCATGACAAAGCCGAAAGTCTCCGTCCGCTGATCGACCTGTGGCAAGATTTCGCGGCAGGTCGCGCCCCGGACCTTTCTGCTTTGCCTGGCCCATGCGCATCGTCCTGA